The Flavobacterium praedii genome window below encodes:
- a CDS encoding CusA/CzcA family heavy metal efflux RND transporter, whose amino-acid sequence MIYKIIAFSVNNKLITGVLLSIFVMFGVYSFTQLSVDALPDVTNNQVQVITTAPNLATQEVEQFITYPLETEFKSLSEMVELRSTSRSGLSVITIVFKDNVPVNIARQRVDEKIKMATDNIPKQYGMPELLPPTTGLGEIYQYVLIPEKGYEKKYNLTELRTIQDWIVRRQLLGTIGVVDVSSFGGKLKQYEVSVKPERLAANNLTLIDVFDALQNNNENTGGSYIDKGPNIYFIRGEGLIQNIDDINNIVVKNNSGVPILIKDIAVVKFGFAPRYGAMTRNGKGETVGGVVLMQKGENAVRVIERVKERMQSIEKSLPKGVKIDVFVDRTKLIEKTVSTVSTNLLEGALIVILVLVLFLGSLRAGLIVASVIPLAMLFAIIIMNLLGLSANLMSMGALDFGLIVDGAVIVVEATLHIFSKHYKHNTLSQNKMDHEVIISSSKIMSSAIFGQIIILIVYIPLFVLSGVEGKMFMPMAQTVSFAIVGALLLSLTYVPWASSLFLSKKISNEPNFTDRFINKLNNWYQPVLVIAIRRKFEVIGSAVFLFVASLFLFNSLGGEFIPELDEGDFAANYTIRQGSSLPQTIEVGTQLERLLKEFPEVEETVSKIGSSEIPTDPMPIESADLIMVLKDKKEWTTADNKEDLADKMNEKLSQIPGCNISFEQPIQMRFNELIAGVKSDIAIKIFGDDLDKLFSEANKAVPIINKIEGLTDIKVEQVTGMPQLVVKYNRNKIAQYGLNIAEVNRILNTAYAGGTTGVVYEGERKFDLVVRIPKDENTDIDALKSLLIPTPKGNQIPLNEVAELNFKTAPSQISREEAQRRIVIEANVRGRDVESVVLEIQKKLDAKLKLPEGYFIKYGGQFQNLQEAKGRLLLAVPLALLLIFFLLFLSFRSLKEATIIFSAIPLASIGGIFALWSRGMNFSISAGVGFIALFGVAVLNGIVLISYYNQLKEEGEDNLLQRIYKGSSARLRPILATATVASLGFLPMALSTSAGAEVQKPLATVVIGGLLTSTLLTLFVLPVLYYLVMSSKKIKVNPKIASIVVLLFSCYSFNANAQNSPLQLNDAIESALKNYPTIQQATLQTEQQQALTKIATILDPFNINSNLGQMNSKLFDYNIGVAQGFKLSNKADRNLLNQNVTVAKSFEAVTKNELIKSVSSAYLFWIYNVQQYNLLLEIDNIFADYEKYADKKFQVGESNKLEKINATLQHKDLKLQLGEVSTQVSFYLAELQKWTRNNADYKATTKYEALPEINLSDSTLVKNHPVLQFLQQQIIAKELAIKSEKAKANPSFNLGVNAQSLDKVTPFYYGSVGINIPLFRNGIEAKTQVAKLETEIAKKELEKSQQELATVYLQQYQLQKQYLEQLNYYKTDGIPMAEMIINSAQRLYKSGDIGYIEYTQNLKDANKIKSDYLIAMNNYNQTIINIQYLVNK is encoded by the coding sequence ATGATATATAAAATAATAGCATTTTCAGTTAATAACAAACTGATTACAGGAGTTCTATTATCGATTTTTGTTATGTTTGGCGTTTATTCATTTACGCAATTAAGTGTTGATGCATTGCCAGATGTAACCAATAATCAAGTGCAAGTAATAACCACTGCACCAAACCTTGCTACTCAAGAAGTAGAACAATTTATAACTTATCCATTAGAAACTGAATTCAAATCATTGTCGGAAATGGTTGAATTACGAAGTACAAGCCGTTCGGGTTTGTCTGTAATTACAATTGTTTTCAAAGATAACGTGCCAGTGAACATTGCTCGTCAACGTGTTGATGAAAAAATAAAAATGGCGACGGATAATATTCCGAAACAATACGGGATGCCAGAGTTATTGCCTCCAACTACAGGACTTGGTGAAATTTATCAATATGTTTTGATTCCTGAAAAAGGATATGAAAAAAAGTACAATCTAACCGAATTAAGAACGATTCAGGATTGGATTGTAAGGCGTCAATTACTAGGAACTATTGGAGTAGTTGATGTGAGTAGTTTTGGTGGAAAACTTAAGCAGTACGAAGTTTCGGTAAAGCCTGAACGATTGGCGGCCAACAATCTTACGCTTATTGATGTTTTTGATGCTTTGCAAAACAACAATGAAAACACAGGAGGAAGTTATATTGACAAAGGCCCCAATATTTATTTCATTCGTGGCGAAGGATTAATCCAAAACATCGATGACATTAATAACATCGTTGTAAAAAACAATTCGGGTGTTCCCATTTTAATAAAAGATATTGCCGTAGTTAAATTTGGATTTGCACCTCGTTATGGAGCTATGACCAGAAATGGAAAAGGAGAAACTGTTGGAGGTGTTGTTTTAATGCAAAAAGGGGAGAACGCTGTTAGAGTAATTGAGCGTGTCAAAGAAAGGATGCAATCAATTGAAAAATCATTGCCCAAAGGCGTCAAAATTGATGTTTTTGTTGATAGAACCAAACTTATTGAGAAAACCGTTAGTACTGTTTCTACCAATTTGTTAGAGGGAGCTCTAATTGTAATATTGGTTTTAGTATTGTTTTTAGGAAGTTTGAGAGCCGGTTTGATAGTTGCATCTGTTATTCCGTTAGCGATGCTTTTTGCCATAATCATAATGAACCTGCTTGGTTTAAGCGCCAATTTGATGAGTATGGGTGCTTTGGATTTTGGATTAATTGTAGATGGCGCTGTTATTGTTGTCGAAGCCACTTTGCATATTTTTTCAAAGCATTATAAGCACAATACACTTTCTCAAAATAAAATGGATCATGAAGTAATAATAAGTTCATCAAAGATCATGAGTTCTGCCATTTTCGGGCAAATTATAATCCTGATTGTTTACATTCCGTTGTTTGTGTTAAGCGGTGTCGAGGGTAAAATGTTCATGCCAATGGCGCAAACGGTAAGTTTTGCAATCGTTGGGGCATTATTACTTTCTCTTACGTATGTGCCTTGGGCGAGCAGTCTTTTTTTAAGCAAAAAAATCAGTAATGAACCCAATTTTACGGACCGATTTATCAATAAATTAAATAATTGGTATCAACCAGTTTTAGTTATTGCTATAAGACGAAAATTTGAGGTTATTGGTAGTGCAGTTTTTTTATTCGTAGCTTCATTATTTCTTTTCAACTCATTGGGTGGAGAGTTTATTCCTGAATTAGACGAAGGCGATTTTGCAGCAAATTATACCATTAGACAAGGAAGTAGTTTGCCTCAAACCATTGAAGTAGGGACCCAATTAGAAAGACTTTTAAAGGAATTCCCAGAAGTTGAAGAAACAGTTAGCAAAATTGGGAGCAGTGAAATACCAACAGATCCAATGCCTATTGAAAGTGCTGATTTGATAATGGTTTTAAAAGACAAAAAAGAATGGACAACAGCCGATAATAAAGAAGATTTAGCCGATAAAATGAATGAAAAATTAAGCCAAATTCCAGGTTGTAATATATCTTTTGAGCAACCCATTCAAATGCGTTTTAACGAATTGATTGCAGGTGTAAAGTCAGATATTGCCATAAAAATATTTGGCGATGATTTGGATAAACTTTTTTCAGAAGCCAACAAAGCGGTTCCAATTATTAACAAAATAGAGGGTTTGACCGATATAAAAGTCGAGCAAGTTACAGGAATGCCACAATTAGTTGTGAAATACAATCGAAACAAAATTGCGCAATACGGCTTGAATATTGCAGAGGTGAATCGAATTCTGAATACGGCTTACGCAGGCGGGACAACGGGTGTAGTGTATGAGGGCGAACGAAAATTTGATTTGGTTGTTCGTATTCCTAAAGATGAAAATACCGATATTGATGCTTTAAAATCTTTATTGATACCAACACCAAAAGGGAATCAAATTCCGTTGAACGAAGTCGCCGAACTCAATTTTAAAACTGCACCATCACAAATAAGCAGGGAGGAAGCACAGCGCAGAATTGTTATCGAAGCCAATGTTCGTGGCCGTGATGTAGAAAGTGTAGTTTTGGAAATTCAGAAAAAATTAGATGCCAAATTAAAATTACCGGAAGGCTATTTTATAAAATACGGAGGACAATTTCAAAACCTTCAAGAAGCCAAAGGGAGATTGCTATTGGCTGTTCCTTTAGCGCTTTTGCTTATTTTCTTTCTGCTCTTTTTGTCGTTCCGTTCCCTCAAAGAAGCTACTATAATTTTCTCTGCAATTCCCTTAGCTTCAATAGGTGGCATATTTGCTTTGTGGAGCCGTGGAATGAATTTTAGTATTTCGGCAGGAGTTGGTTTTATTGCACTTTTTGGCGTTGCTGTTTTGAATGGAATAGTATTAATTAGCTATTATAACCAACTTAAAGAAGAAGGAGAAGACAATCTTTTGCAACGCATTTACAAAGGCAGCAGTGCTCGATTGCGACCAATTTTAGCAACAGCAACAGTCGCATCATTAGGTTTTCTGCCAATGGCTTTAAGTACAAGTGCAGGTGCCGAAGTCCAAAAACCATTGGCAACTGTAGTGATTGGTGGTTTATTAACATCAACTTTACTGACTTTATTTGTTTTACCAGTTTTATATTATTTAGTGATGTCATCAAAAAAAATAAAAGTTAATCCTAAAATTGCATCAATTGTTGTTTTGCTTTTTAGTTGTTATTCTTTTAATGCTAATGCACAAAATAGTCCTTTGCAATTGAACGATGCGATAGAATCTGCGTTGAAAAATTATCCAACCATACAACAGGCAACTTTGCAAACAGAGCAGCAACAAGCATTAACAAAAATAGCTACTATTCTGGACCCATTCAATATTAATAGTAATTTGGGTCAAATGAACAGTAAATTGTTTGATTATAATATAGGAGTTGCTCAAGGTTTTAAATTATCGAATAAAGCCGATAGAAATCTGCTGAATCAAAATGTAACCGTTGCCAAATCTTTTGAAGCCGTTACCAAAAATGAACTGATCAAAAGTGTTTCAAGTGCTTATTTATTTTGGATTTATAATGTGCAACAATACAATTTGCTACTCGAAATAGACAACATTTTTGCAGATTATGAAAAGTATGCAGACAAGAAATTTCAGGTTGGCGAAAGCAATAAACTCGAAAAAATAAATGCCACATTGCAACACAAGGATTTAAAATTGCAATTGGGAGAAGTCAGTACTCAAGTATCTTTTTATTTGGCAGAATTGCAAAAATGGACTCGGAATAATGCAGATTATAAAGCCACAACAAAATATGAAGCTTTACCCGAAATTAATCTAAGCGATAGTACTTTAGTCAAAAATCATCCCGTTTTACAGTTTTTGCAACAGCAAATTATTGCTAAAGAATTGGCGATTAAATCTGAAAAAGCTAAAGCCAATCCATCATTTAATTTGGGGGTTAATGCACAGAGCTTAGACAAGGTAACTCCGTTTTATTATGGAAGTGTAGGGATTAATATTCCATTATTTAGAAATGGAATTGAGGCAAAAACACAAGTGGCAAAATTAGAAACTGAAATCGCTAAAAAAGAATTAGAGAAATCGCAACAGGAATTGGCAACTGTCTATTTGCAACAATACCAACTACAAAAACAGTATTTGGAGCAACTCAATTATTATAAAACCGATGGAATTCCAATGGCAGAAATGATTATCAATTCGGCGCAACGGCTATACAAATCAGGAGATATTGGTTATATCGAATATACCCAAAACCTTAAAGATGCCAACAAAATTAAAAGTGATTATTTGATTGCAATGAACAATTACAATCAAACGATAATCAACATTCAATATTTAGTAAACAAATAA
- a CDS encoding DUF6660 family protein, with protein sequence MKWTSSILSVLFILLSCLPCTDIEGNNSMHTVVEKSSSNHNQHNDSCSPFCFCNCCNSQIFAFDTTIKNLDFVIFKKFEENKIPEYKSILSSNFFGSIWQPPQIV encoded by the coding sequence GTGAAATGGACTAGTTCAATATTGTCAGTACTGTTTATTCTACTCTCGTGTTTGCCTTGTACAGATATAGAAGGGAATAATTCAATGCACACTGTTGTTGAAAAAAGTAGCTCAAATCATAATCAACATAATGATTCTTGTTCCCCTTTTTGCTTTTGCAACTGCTGTAATTCTCAAATTTTTGCATTTGATACAACTATTAAAAATTTAGATTTTGTTATTTTTAAAAAGTTTGAAGAAAATAAAATCCCAGAATATAAATCCATTCTTTCTTCCAATTTCTTCGGAAGTATTTGGCAACCCCCTCAAATAGTATAA
- a CDS encoding phosphatase PAP2 family protein — translation MVKNLSFFVFLFCVSFSNAQNSDIDLLKKINSNRNTGIESTMIGITNSAMPVSIGTPVIIYAVGLIEKDSMTKKKAIFIGESLAASAFVSIALKSSTKRDRPYETYPEIDNVTEESSYSFPSAHTSAAFATATSLSMAYPKWYVIAPSFLWAGAVGYSRMYLGVHYPTDVLAGAIVGSGSAFLCYKLNKWINKKRAPHQKKLWE, via the coding sequence ATGGTAAAAAATCTTTCCTTTTTTGTGTTCCTTTTTTGTGTTTCTTTTTCTAATGCCCAAAATTCAGATATTGATCTTTTAAAGAAAATAAATAGCAATAGAAATACTGGTATCGAGTCGACGATGATTGGCATTACCAATAGTGCTATGCCTGTCAGTATCGGTACTCCGGTAATTATATATGCAGTTGGATTAATAGAAAAAGATAGTATGACCAAGAAAAAAGCAATTTTTATTGGAGAATCATTAGCTGCTTCGGCGTTTGTTTCTATAGCTTTAAAAAGCAGTACTAAAAGAGACAGACCTTACGAAACTTATCCCGAGATAGATAATGTTACTGAAGAAAGCAGTTATTCTTTTCCTTCGGCTCATACTTCAGCTGCTTTTGCAACAGCCACATCTTTGAGTATGGCTTACCCGAAATGGTATGTTATTGCTCCGTCTTTCTTGTGGGCAGGTGCGGTAGGCTATTCCCGCATGTATCTTGGCGTACATTATCCCACAGATGTTTTAGCGGGTGCTATTGTAGGTAGTGGTTCTGCTTTTTTGTGTTATAAATTAAATAAGTGGATTAATAAAAAAAGAGCTCCTCACCAGAAAAAGCTTTGGGAATAA
- a CDS encoding ABC transporter ATPase → MYVPFENLPEESRIWIYQSNRKFSDAEFSEIETDLQAFLNEWAAHGTSLESSYLLKYNRFIIIAVNQEVQAATGCSIDSSVEFIQSLEKKYNVDLLDKMNVTFKLGEHIAHKPLIDFKKMVKDKAVTENTIVFNNLVNNIEEFNESWEVPAIDSWHSRFF, encoded by the coding sequence ATGTACGTTCCTTTTGAAAATTTACCCGAAGAATCAAGAATTTGGATTTATCAATCAAATAGAAAATTCTCGGATGCAGAGTTTTCTGAAATCGAAACCGATTTACAAGCATTTCTTAACGAATGGGCTGCACACGGAACAAGTCTTGAATCATCGTATTTGTTGAAATATAATCGTTTTATAATAATTGCTGTTAATCAAGAAGTGCAAGCAGCAACGGGTTGTTCTATCGACTCCTCTGTAGAATTCATTCAAAGTCTAGAAAAAAAATACAATGTAGATTTATTAGACAAAATGAATGTTACTTTCAAACTTGGAGAGCATATTGCACATAAACCATTAATTGATTTTAAAAAAATGGTTAAAGACAAAGCTGTTACTGAAAATACTATTGTCTTTAATAATTTGGTTAATAATATTGAAGAGTTTAATGAATCATGGGAAGTTCCTGCCATAGATAGCTGGCACAGCCGTTTTTTTTAA
- a CDS encoding phosphatase PAP2 family protein — protein sequence MMLKKIVLLLLMPIWSSLFAQTLVKTNFQDSIPDSSAVKQFKFNPKQLILPATLIGFGVIGINSDQIKDFNSEVSEEVVEHIDKQITIDDFTQYAPGAAVYALGAFGVKGKNNLKDKSIILASSFLIMNITVLSLKSITKVERPDGTSNNSFPSGHTATAFMGAEFLYQEYKDVSVWYGVSGYFVAAATGAFRVYNNRHWVTDVAAGAGIGILSAKAGYWLFPKINKIFASKSNPNKKSAFIPYYNGKQVGFGFVSSF from the coding sequence ATGATGCTAAAGAAAATTGTTTTACTACTGTTAATGCCAATTTGGAGTTCCTTATTTGCTCAGACATTGGTAAAAACAAATTTTCAAGATTCAATTCCTGATTCGAGTGCTGTTAAGCAATTTAAATTCAATCCCAAACAATTAATACTACCTGCTACATTAATAGGATTTGGTGTAATTGGTATTAATAGTGATCAAATTAAAGATTTTAATTCTGAAGTTAGTGAAGAAGTAGTAGAGCACATCGATAAACAAATAACAATTGATGACTTTACCCAATATGCCCCAGGAGCTGCTGTTTATGCTTTGGGTGCCTTTGGTGTAAAAGGAAAAAATAATCTGAAAGATAAATCAATTATTCTTGCCAGTTCATTTTTAATAATGAATATTACTGTTTTAAGTTTAAAGTCAATCACAAAAGTAGAAAGACCTGACGGGACAAGTAATAATTCTTTTCCTTCAGGACATACCGCAACTGCTTTTATGGGTGCTGAATTTCTATATCAAGAATATAAAGATGTTTCTGTTTGGTATGGTGTTTCGGGCTATTTTGTTGCCGCAGCCACAGGTGCATTTAGAGTATATAATAATCGGCATTGGGTCACCGATGTAGCTGCAGGTGCAGGAATAGGAATTTTAAGTGCCAAAGCGGGTTATTGGTTGTTTCCTAAAATAAATAAAATATTCGCATCAAAAAGTAATCCAAATAAAAAATCTGCGTTCATCCCTTATTATAATGGTAAGCAAGTTGGATTTGGATTTGTTTCATCATTTTAA
- a CDS encoding (Fe-S)-binding protein yields MSENLIVPTMAEMLAQGKQPEVLFWVGCAGSFDDRAKKITKAFVRILNRANVSFAVLGTEESCTGDPAKRAGNEFLFQMQAMMNIEVLNAYEAKKIVTACPHCFNTLKNEYPELGGHYEVVHHTEFLKSLLDSGRLTIEGGQFKGKRITFHDPCYLGRANSIYEAPRELIQKLDVELLEMKRSKANGLCCGAGGAQMFKDAEPGNKEINVERTEDALETQPDIIAAGCPFCNTMLTDGVKNKEREGDVKVMDIAELIANAQDL; encoded by the coding sequence ATGTCAGAAAATTTAATAGTGCCAACTATGGCCGAAATGCTAGCTCAAGGAAAACAACCAGAAGTTTTATTTTGGGTAGGTTGTGCAGGAAGTTTTGATGATAGAGCAAAGAAAATAACAAAAGCTTTTGTTCGAATATTAAATCGAGCTAATGTTTCTTTTGCTGTTCTAGGAACTGAAGAAAGTTGTACTGGTGATCCTGCAAAACGAGCTGGAAATGAATTTTTGTTCCAGATGCAAGCAATGATGAATATAGAAGTGCTAAATGCATACGAAGCAAAAAAAATTGTTACGGCTTGTCCGCATTGTTTCAATACTTTAAAAAATGAATATCCAGAATTGGGAGGACATTATGAAGTTGTTCACCATACCGAATTCCTTAAATCATTATTGGATTCTGGTCGATTGACTATTGAAGGAGGTCAATTTAAAGGTAAACGAATCACTTTTCACGACCCGTGTTATTTAGGTCGAGCCAATAGCATTTATGAAGCTCCAAGAGAATTAATTCAGAAATTGGATGTTGAATTGTTAGAGATGAAACGATCTAAAGCTAATGGTTTATGTTGTGGAGCTGGTGGAGCACAAATGTTTAAAGATGCTGAACCTGGCAACAAAGAAATCAATGTGGAAAGAACTGAAGATGCACTAGAAACCCAGCCAGATATTATTGCTGCTGGTTGTCCTTTTTGTAATACGATGTTAACCGACGGTGTTAAAAACAAAGAAAGAGAAGGCGATGTTAAAGTTATGGATATAGCCGAATTGATTGCCAACGCTCAAGACTTATAA
- a CDS encoding (Fe-S)-binding protein produces MGYLSNVLFAILLFIGFGYFYLNVKKIIRNINLGVAVNRKDNAKVRWRNMAMIALGQSKMVKRPVAGILHIIVYVGFIIINIELLEIIIDGLFGTHRVFAPLGVVYDLLIGSFEILALLVLVAVFTFWIRRNIIKLKRFISSDLNGSPKNDANYILYFEVVLMTLFLLMNATDLHLQNVPGGFSHFIKAGSFPVSQFIAPAFNGMSNELVMLLNEGFWWLHIVGILIFMNYLYFSKHLHILLAFPNTYFANLNPQGQFDNLASVTAEVKLMMDPNADPFAAAPVSENAVPSKFGASDIQDLNWVQLLNAYTCTECGRCTSSCPANQTGKKLSPRKIMMSTRDRIEEVGKNIDSNKGVFVPDNKSLLNDYITPEELWACTSCNACVEECPVSISPLSIILDMRRYLVMEQSAAPMPLNTMITNIENNGAPWQYSQQDRLNWKNEN; encoded by the coding sequence ATGGGTTATCTAAGTAATGTGTTATTTGCCATTCTTTTGTTTATTGGATTCGGATATTTTTATTTGAATGTTAAAAAAATCATCAGAAATATAAATCTAGGTGTTGCTGTTAATCGTAAAGATAATGCAAAAGTAAGATGGAGAAATATGGCTATGATTGCTCTTGGGCAATCCAAAATGGTTAAAAGACCAGTTGCAGGTATTCTTCATATTATTGTATATGTTGGTTTCATTATTATCAACATCGAATTATTAGAAATTATTATAGATGGGTTATTTGGTACTCATAGAGTTTTTGCTCCTCTTGGAGTTGTTTATGATTTGTTAATTGGTTCTTTCGAAATATTAGCACTTCTTGTTTTGGTTGCTGTTTTTACCTTTTGGATCAGAAGAAATATTATAAAACTGAAAAGATTCATCAGTTCAGATTTAAATGGAAGCCCGAAAAATGATGCTAATTATATCTTGTATTTCGAAGTAGTTTTAATGACTTTGTTCTTATTAATGAACGCTACCGATTTACATTTGCAAAATGTTCCTGGAGGTTTTTCTCATTTTATAAAAGCAGGATCTTTTCCAGTAAGTCAATTTATTGCACCAGCTTTTAATGGGATGTCTAATGAATTAGTGATGCTATTAAATGAAGGTTTTTGGTGGTTACACATTGTTGGGATTTTGATTTTTATGAACTATTTGTATTTTTCAAAACACTTACATATTTTATTGGCTTTCCCAAACACTTATTTCGCCAACTTAAATCCACAAGGACAATTTGATAATTTAGCTTCTGTAACTGCCGAAGTAAAATTGATGATGGATCCTAATGCAGATCCTTTTGCAGCAGCACCAGTATCTGAAAATGCTGTCCCAAGTAAATTCGGTGCTAGTGATATTCAAGATTTAAATTGGGTTCAATTATTAAATGCTTATACTTGTACAGAATGCGGACGTTGTACTTCATCATGTCCTGCAAATCAAACTGGGAAAAAGTTATCACCTCGTAAAATTATGATGTCAACAAGAGATCGTATTGAAGAAGTTGGTAAAAATATTGATAGTAATAAAGGTGTTTTTGTGCCAGATAACAAATCTTTATTAAATGATTACATAACTCCTGAGGAATTATGGGCTTGTACTTCCTGTAACGCTTGTGTTGAGGAATGTCCTGTAAGTATCAGTCCTTTATCTATAATTTTAGATATGAGACGTTATTTAGTTATGGAACAAAGCGCTGCTCCAATGCCTTTAAATACAATGATTACCAATATTGAAAACAATGGTGCTCCATGGCAATACAGTCAACAGGATCGTTTGAATTGGAAAAACGAGAATTAG
- a CDS encoding MlaD family protein: protein MKITKELKTAILVITSILLFIWGYNFLKGKDLFNNYKTFYVEYTNVEGLAPSALVTINGLTIGKVKTISIGDKGVLLVELQIDTDFPISKTSTASIYDASLIGGKQISIQPNYSDKNIAESGDYLKGIIEASLIASLGDKATPVMAKLEKVMTSADQLISSFNTVLDAKGQADLKKSLAELSATMEQFHKAGLSANLILDENKGQLKGVVSNFKKVSENFVQISDSLNKADLGLTVRNLNATLTKVDVLMKGLESGKGTMGKLMKDDALYENLSKTSKELELLLQDVRLNPTRYVNVSVFGKKNKPYSAPKDSITK from the coding sequence TTGAAAATTACAAAAGAGTTAAAGACTGCCATTTTAGTTATCACATCAATTTTATTGTTCATTTGGGGCTATAATTTTTTAAAAGGGAAAGATCTTTTTAATAATTATAAAACTTTTTATGTTGAATACACAAATGTAGAAGGTCTTGCACCATCAGCATTGGTTACAATAAATGGCCTTACGATTGGAAAAGTCAAAACTATTTCCATAGGTGATAAAGGGGTTTTATTGGTTGAATTACAGATTGATACTGATTTTCCAATATCTAAAACTAGTACTGCTTCAATTTATGATGCTAGTCTTATAGGTGGTAAGCAAATATCGATTCAACCCAATTATTCCGATAAAAATATTGCCGAAAGTGGTGATTATTTAAAAGGTATTATTGAAGCTAGTTTAATAGCTTCGCTAGGAGACAAAGCAACACCTGTTATGGCTAAACTTGAAAAGGTAATGACTAGTGCTGATCAATTGATTTCTAGTTTTAATACTGTTTTAGATGCTAAAGGTCAAGCCGATTTAAAAAAATCTTTAGCAGAACTTAGTGCTACAATGGAACAGTTTCACAAAGCTGGATTAAGTGCAAATTTAATTCTAGATGAAAATAAAGGACAATTGAAAGGCGTTGTATCTAATTTCAAAAAAGTATCTGAAAACTTTGTTCAAATTTCTGATTCTTTAAATAAAGCAGATTTAGGTTTAACTGTTCGTAATTTAAATGCAACATTGACTAAAGTCGACGTTTTGATGAAAGGTTTAGAATCGGGTAAAGGTACAATGGGCAAATTAATGAAGGATGACGCACTATATGAAAACTTATCCAAAACGTCTAAAGAGTTAGAATTATTATTACAAGACGTTCGCTTAAATCCTACGCGTTATGTAAATGTGTCTGTTTTTGGAAAGAAGAACAAACCTTATAGTGCTCCTAAAGATTCTATCACAAAATAA
- a CDS encoding N-acetylmuramoyl-L-alanine amidase family protein: MYLSKKIKIGFSFLIVMFAINSYSQSNNFKVTLDAGHGGHDFGANYSGRVEKNIALAIVLKVGKILESYPKIDVIYTRKTDVFIGLIERANIANRADSHIFVSIHLNANRNTAADGTETYVMGMNKIASNLEAAKAENAVITMEKDYKQKYEGFDPNSPETMIGMTLMQEEYLDNSISLAGKVEDAFALLGKKIRHGGVKQAPFMVLHKAYMPRVLIETGFVSNPTEGELLNSEEGQYDIAKAIADAIISYKNEYFGDGGAEIFGEKPSQILKENPVQTNEMIDADKVKIKKDTLGSIYKIQLSASKKKLALEPKNFNGLKNVSIVYEDNIYKYLYGETSDYEMAKNQLKEARTKGYNSAFLIAFKNGKKISIQEAIK, from the coding sequence ATGTATTTATCAAAAAAAATAAAAATTGGATTCTCATTTTTAATAGTAATGTTTGCTATAAATTCATACAGCCAATCCAATAATTTTAAAGTGACATTAGACGCTGGTCATGGAGGACATGATTTTGGAGCAAATTATAGCGGACGTGTTGAAAAAAATATTGCATTAGCTATTGTTTTAAAAGTGGGTAAAATTTTAGAATCGTATCCTAAAATTGATGTTATTTATACAAGAAAGACCGATGTTTTTATTGGTTTAATAGAACGTGCTAATATTGCCAATAGAGCAGATTCGCATATTTTTGTTTCTATACATTTAAATGCTAACAGAAATACTGCAGCAGATGGTACAGAAACGTATGTTATGGGGATGAATAAAATAGCCTCTAATCTAGAAGCTGCAAAAGCTGAAAATGCTGTAATTACTATGGAGAAAGATTATAAACAAAAATACGAAGGTTTTGATCCAAACTCTCCAGAAACGATGATAGGAATGACTTTGATGCAAGAAGAGTATTTAGATAACAGTATTTCTTTAGCGGGTAAAGTTGAGGATGCATTTGCATTATTAGGAAAAAAAATAAGACATGGTGGTGTAAAACAAGCCCCTTTTATGGTGTTGCATAAAGCATATATGCCAAGAGTATTGATAGAAACTGGATTTGTTTCCAATCCTACAGAAGGTGAATTGTTAAATTCTGAAGAGGGACAATATGATATTGCTAAAGCAATTGCAGATGCTATTATAAGTTATAAAAATGAATACTTTGGTGATGGAGGTGCTGAAATTTTTGGAGAAAAACCATCTCAAATTTTAAAAGAAAATCCAGTGCAAACTAATGAGATGATAGATGCAGACAAAGTAAAAATAAAAAAAGATACTCTTGGTTCTATTTATAAGATTCAACTTTCAGCAAGTAAAAAAAAGTTGGCTTTGGAACCGAAAAATTTTAATGGATTGAAAAATGTTTCAATAGTATACGAAGATAATATTTATAAGTACTTATATGGAGAAACATCCGATTATGAAATGGCTAAAAATCAGTTAAAGGAGGCAAGAACTAAAGGATATAATTCTGCTTTTTTAATCGCTTTTAAAAACGGAAAAAAAATTAGCATTCAAGAAGCTATTAAATAG